A region of the Myxococcus stipitatus DSM 14675 genome:
CACCGGGGACGTGGCGGGCCGGCCGGACAGCTGGAACGTGGCGACGGCTACGCCCGTGCCCGCGCACCGGCTGACCACGGGGACGGATACTCCGTCGAAGTAACGCCTCGTCTCTCCAAGGCGCCGGAGGGCTGCGGTATCCTCCGCGCCGGAGAAGAGATGGCAAGCATCGGTCATGCGGCGGTGGGTCTGGCGTTGGGGCGGTACGAGGCAGGCGACGGGTCGACCCGCCGGCGACTTGCCTCCATGGTGTTCTTCGCGGCCCTGGCCCTGCTTCCCGACGCGGACGTGGTGGCCTTCGTGTTCCGCATCCCGTACGCGGCGCCGTGGGGACATCGGGGTGCGTCGCACTCGTTCGTCTTCGCGGCGGGCGTGGCGCTCGTCGTCGCGCTGGGGGCGAAGTGGGCCTCCGCGCCGCCGCTGCGCTGGGGGGTGCTCGCGTTCCTCGCGGTGGCGAGCCACGGGCTGCTCGACTCGCTCACCGATGGCGGCCTGGGCGCGGCGCTGCTGTGGCCGTTCTCGAATGCCCGGCTGTTCGCTCCCGTCCAGCCGCTGCCGGTGTCTCCCATCGGCGCGGGCATGCTGTCGCCGCGCGGGATGTATGTCGTTGGCGTGGAGCTGCTCGCCTTCATTCCCTTCTGGGCCTATGCGCTCTGGCCCCGCAAGTCCGCGACGAGGCGCTGAACCCCCATGAGACTGTTCACCGCCGTCACGCTGGGCGCCGACATCGAGGCCCGAGTCACCACCGCGATGAAGCCGCTGCGCGCGCTCGCGAGCCACGCCCGCTTCGTCCGCGTGGAGGGCCTGCACCTCACGCTGGTGTTCCTGGGCGAGGTGGAGTCCGCGCGGCTGCCCGCCATCCGTGAGGCCCTCGCGAGCGTGGGGCCTCGGCATGCGCCGTTCACGTTGTCGGTGGGGGGCGGCGGCACCTTCGGCTCACCCACGCACCCTCGAGTGCTCTGGGCCGACGTCCAGGGCGACACAGCGGCGCTCGAGGCGCTGCAAGCCGATACGGCCGCGCAACTGCGCCCCCTGGGCTTCGAGCCCGACTTCCACGAGTACGCGCCGCACCTGACGCTGGCGCGGAGCAAGGAGTCGCGCGGCGAGCCAGCGTTCCTCCCGTGCGTGGAGGCGCTGAAGAACCAGCAGCTGGGCCAGGGGCGAGTGGACCGGCTCATCCTCTTCGAGAGCCAGGGGCCTCGGTACCTCACCGTGGCCGAGGTGCCCTTGACCCGCGCGGGCTGAAGGCGCTGGCACTCCGACTGCAGTGAGCGCCAGCCAGCGCGGTAAACGCTGGAAAGGACGAGGCACATGCGAGGGTTGCTGGTGCTGGGGCTGTGGTTGTGGGGACTCGGTGCGGTCGCGGCGCCACGGGAGACACTCGAGTCGAAGCTGCAGACGGGAGACGTGGTGCTGCACACCTCGCGCTCTCGGCAGTCCAAGGCCATCCAGGCGGCCACGCACAGCTCGCTCTCCCATGTGGGATTGGTGGAAGTCACCCCCAAGGGAGTGTTCGTGGTGGAGGCCGTGCAGCCCGTGCAGCGCGTCCCCTTCGCGAAGTGGAAGGCGCGAGGGGTGAAGGGCCACATCATGGTGCTGCGTCCTGAGAATCTGGATGTCGCAACCCGGCAGCGCGTCTTGGACGCGGCGAAGAAGCACCTGGGCAAGCCCTACGACTGGAGGTTCGGTTGGGGCGATGAGGCGATGTACTGCTCGGAGCTGGTGCGCAAGGCGTACATCGAGGGCGCGGGCGTGGAGTACGGGAAGATGGAGCGGCTGGGCTCGCTCGATGTCGCGGGAATCCAGCAGCAGATGCGCGAGCGCTACGGCACCCAGGTCCCTCTGGACCTGGAGCTGGTGACGCCCGCCAGCCTGGCCCGGGATGACCGGCTCATGGTGATTCACTCGGATTTCCCGGAAGGGTGCTAGCTACACGCCGCGTCGTGAATATTCCGGGGGTGTATCCAACCCCGACTCTCGGGAGGTGAGCTTGTAACGGGAGCCCGAGTAGAGTCGCGGCATGCGACGACTCTTGTTCGTGCTCCCCCTCTTTGTCTTCGCTGGTTGCAAGAAGGCGGAGACCCAGGGTGCGGTGAATGTTGCGGTGAAATACTCCGGGTTCAAGCCGGGCTGCTTGCGCGTTGAAATCTCGGATGTAGCCAGCGGGAAGTCCGCGAAGAACAGCTTCACGTCGGAAATCAAAGGAGAGGCGGGGGTCGGCGGAACCATGCAGATTGGCATGGTTCCTCCCTCGGACTGGGGCACGTCCTTGAAGGTGAGGGTTGGAGCCTTCGAGAAGTCGTGTGACGGCAGGGAGGTCGTCACGAACTCGGGGGAGGTGACGGTGGCGCTCAACACCGTGCAGGTTGTCACGGTGAGTCTGCAGGCCACGGACTCGGACAAGGATGGATTTGTCGACGTCATCAGCGGTGGCACGGACTGCAAGGATGACAACGAGAAGATCAATCCGGGCGTGGACGAGCTCTGCAATGACACCGACGACAACTGTGACGGTGTCTCCGATGAGGTTCACTTCAAGCTGAACCAGGCTTGCGAAGTATCCGCCGACTGCAGGGGCATCTCCCGCTGCGACCAGACGACACAGGCTCTGTACTGCGACACCCCGGCCGCGAAGACGGTGTACCCGGATGCCGATGGGGACCAGTACGGCTTGAAGGGTGCGCCCCCTCGCATCGTCTGCGGCGACATCCCTGACAAGTTCACCGAGGGGCCCCCGACGGACTGCCGCGACGACGTGTTCAGCATCAACCCGGGGACGCGAGACCTCTGCGATGGCGAGGACACCAACTGCGACGGGGCTCTCGATGAACGGTTCCCCACCCGAGGCCAGAGCTGCACGAACGTCACGAGTCACTGCGATGGCACGCTGACGTGCAGCGGCGACAAGGAGAGCCTCGACTGTGTGACGCCTCCTCCGCCCAAGTGGTACCTGGATGAGGATGGTGACGGGTATGGCGGGAGCACGGTCGTCGAGTCCTGCACGAAGCCCGCTGGGGCCTATGTCGCTCAAGGTGGCGACTGTGACGACGGGAATCCCTACACGAATCCCGGGGCCACCGAGATTTGCGACGGATTGGACAATACGTGTGACGGCAACAAGGAGACCGCCGCTCAGTGCCCTAGCAATTCCGATGCGGAATGGGTCTCTCAAACCGTGGAGAGTGGAAGCAACTGGATCTCAGCCTCTTCATGGGGAACGAAGACCACAGGGGGAATCTGGGTAACCGGCACGAACAATCGCCGAGCACGGCTGACCTTCCCCGCGACGACATTCACCGTCATTTCGAGCACCGATTGCGGCAGCACACTCAGCGGATCCACCGAGTGGTTGAGCGTCTGGAGCGACCCCTCCGATGGTCGTGCATGGCTCGGAAGCAAAGGCGGCATCTATGGCTACCAGACCCAGAGCTCCACGAGCTGCGTCATCGTCCACGATCAGGATCTGCAGGTCCTTGGATTGACGGGACTGAGGACGAACAACGTTCTCTCCCTCTACGGAGCATCGGAGAACGCCGCGGCGAATGAGGGTACAGCCTTCAGATGGAGTGGCACGGGAACACCTACATTCAACGGCCCCAACAACACCCTCAGCGAGGTGTTCGATGCCCACGCACACAGCCCCGAACATGTCTTGGTGGTGGGAGGCGTCAACAACAGTCCTCGCGCTCGTATCTATCGGCTCGCTCCGGCTACCGGCCTGTGGAATCCGGAGACGGTGCAAAGTCCGGAAAGGCTCCGGGGTGTCTGGGTCGTCAATGACAAGGTCGCCTTTGCGGTGGGCGACGCGGGCCATGTGGTGAGGAAGACCGATGGGACACAATGGCAACCCGTGGCCAGAACTCCCGACAACCACAGCCTCACCTCGGTCATCGCCTTCGGCGCGAACTCCGCCTACACCACCTGCTCCAATGGACACATCTATCGATTCGATGGAACGAATTGGACACGGGTCTACAGCGGCAGCAACCGGCTCAACGACATCACCGGTACGGGCCCGGATGATCTCTGGGTCGTGGGCAATGGCGGGCGCATTCTCCGCTGGCCCGCCTGGCCGTAACCCCTTCCTCAGTTCCCCCGCCGCGCCACCACGAAGCGGCGGGTGAACAGGAACGGCGTACCCCGCGCATGAGCGGGGTACGCCTGCCTCAACCGAGGCCCCAGCTCCTCCACGAACGCGCGCCCCTCCTCCGCCCCCAGCGCCGCCAGCACGGGCCGCAGCGTCGTCCCCAGGAGCCACTGGAGCACCGCGTCCTCACCGGGCAGCAGGTGCAGATACGTGGTCTCCCACGCATCCACCGTCATCCCCAGCCCCGCCAGCAGCGACTCGTATCGCTCCAGCGTCTCCACGGGCCTCGCCCGCCCCGCGCCCAGCTTCGGCGCGAAGCGCGGCAACCTCCGCACCTCATCCACCAGCCGGTGTGACGCCGCCTCGAAGTTGGCCGGCACCTGGAACGCCAGCACCGCGCTCGGCGCCAGCTTCGCCACCAACCTCCCCATCAGCGCCGCATGGTCCGGCACCCAGTGCAGCGCCGCGTTCGACACCAACACCTCCAGCGGCGCCGGTGGCTCCCAGCCCGCCAGGTCCCCCACCTCGAACCGCACGCCTTCCGGCGAGGGACGACGGCGCGCCTCCTCCACCATCTCCACCGACGAATCCACCCCGCACACCACCGCGCCCGGCCAGCGCTCGGCCAGCACGCGCGTCAAATCCCCCGTCCCACAGCCCAGGTCCGCGACCTGCGTGGGCGCGTCCACCTCCACGCGAGACAGCAGCTCGAAGAAGGGCCGCTTCCGCTCATCTCGAAAGCGCGTGTACTGCGTCGGATCCCACATGCCAGCCTCCCGGCGGCGTGCTCACACCGCGCACACCCAGGTGTAACCCAGCCCCTCGCTCAGCGCTGGATGCGCAGCACCTGGAACCCCTTCCCCTCACTCCCGAAGCCGCTCAGGTTCTCCACCCGCACCACCAGCTCCCCCGTGGGCAGCACTCCCCACACATCCGCGCGCGCCAGCCCCGACTCCCCCTCCTGCCGCTCATAGCGACGCGCGTCCCACCACGACTCCGCATCCCCGCTCGTGAAGAGCCGAGCGGAGACGTCCCCCGGGGCGTGCACATCTCCCGTGCTGGACCAGGCCGTCCCCAACACCCAGCCCCACCCGGGGACCGCCACCAGCGAGGTCGCAGGCCCCGGCAAGTCCCTCACCGTGCTCACCTGCCCCGTGGGAGTCACTCGCAGCAGCTTCGGATGCTCGGGCTCATACAGCGTCGACTGCCCCAACAGCAGCGAGCCATCGCCCCTCACCACCGCCGCCATCGCATTCGCGCGATACCCCTGGAGCACGGACACCCACGTCCGCCCCTCATCCGTGGAGCGCAGCACCGCCGCCTGAACCATGTTGCTGCCCATCAGCGCCCACAGCGCACCCGACGCCGGGTCCACCACCAACGCATACGCATGCCGATGCGCCGTCAGCGTGGAGCGGACCGTCCAGCGCGCCCCTCCATCCGTGCTCACCCACAGCCGCAGCGGGACGGAGGACGAGGTGAACGTCTGGTACTCGAGGAAGAACCACGTGTCCCGCCACCACGCGAAGTTGCGAGGCCCCATCGCCCGGTAGCCCCCGAGCGACACCCTGTCCTTCCACGTCCTCCCCCCATCCGTGGAGCGCTGGAGGAAGTACTCCCCCATGGAGCTCACCACCCCCATCAGCGTGCCGCCGGGCATCGCCGCCACCGTCCACAGACTCCCCTGCCCTTCTCCGCGAGGAGAGAAGGTGCGCCCGCCATCCGTGCTCGCCATCAACCGCGAGCGGTCCCCTCCCGCCGCGACCCCATACAGCGTGCCCGCCCCATCCACCGCGAGCAGCTCCTGACTCGCATTGGAGCTCACCAGCTCCAGCGCGAAGGGCTCCCCAGGAGGCTCCTCGTCGAGCGCCAGCGTCACCCGTGACACGGTGCCTCGGGAGCTCGCGTCCGGAGTCTCCCCATACAGACACGACACCTCGCTGCTGCCCACGGGCAGCACATCCACCGCGTTCGGATAGCCCTTGAACGTCGCATCCCCATCCAGCAGCACCGACGCCCCCAGCTGCCCATCCGCCGACAATGTCCGCACCCGCAGCTCGTAGTGCCGGTTCAGCACGCGCATGCGGTTGTAGAAGATGAACAGCGTGTCCCCCATGCGCGTGACGGCCGCCTGGAGCGCCCAGTCCGAAGTGCCCTCCACCAGCGTGCGAGGCCCGAAGGCCGTCCCATCGAAGCGCCGGTGATACAGCCGCTCGCGCTCGTCCTTGTAGACCAGGTGCATGCCGCCTCGGCCGTCGGCCACCGCGCTCAGCGCCGCGCCATGGTAGATGCCGTCGGGAAACGCCTCGCGCACGGGGCCCCACGCGCCCACCGCGTCCGCGTCATCGTGCAAGCGCATGCGCGTGGGCACGAAGCCGTCATGCATCGCGTAGACGAAGACGAGCTTCGTCCCCACGCTCAACAGCCGACCACCGCCCCGCCGCCGCAGCCGGTCCAACACCTGCGGCGCCCCGAAGCCCTGCCCTCCATCCGTGGACGCCACCACCACCGCGCTGGAGCCCCCATCCGACTCCCAGCGAAACGCCTGCACCCACAAGCGGCCCACCGAGTCCTGGACCAGCAGCGCCCGTGAGTACCCCGTGGCGTCACTCTCCGCGTCCAGCACGCGCACCGCGGGCCCCGGCGCCCACGTGTCCGAGCCCGCCTGATAGCGCCACCACTGGAACCAGACGTCGTGCCTGCGCGAGGGCGCCCACTGCGGCCCCTCGTAGGAATAGACGAGCGCCACGTCCCGGCCCACCGCGAGGAGCTCCGCGCGGTCCGTGTGCGTGAAGTCCGGCTGCACGTCCCCGACCCGGCGCACCGTGCGCAGCCCGTCCTCGGAGCGGTACAGCACCAGCCCCTTGCCCTCCACGCCTCCGTGCTGGATGGCGACGAGCAAGCTGGGAGGACGTCCTCCACCTCTGTCGATGCGAACAATGTGGCGCTGCGCCGGGAGCGTGAGGGCATTGCCCCCGCTCACCGGAACCAGCACCGAGCCCCCTGTCGCCAACACCGTGGCGAGCAAGGCCCCAACCAGCCCCGTCATGAATCCCCCCTACGGCCTGAGGGGAAGCTGGGGGCCACGGCGACGGAAGGGAAGCCGCCGCACACGCCGACAGCGCCCCATCCGTCTCAATTGAACGGGGCGCCTGTCCTCGGGTGCATGCCCGACTCGAGGGGGCATGCATCCCGACACAGCAGACGGACTACTTCTTCTTGCGACGCGCGGGGGCGGCCGGGGCGGCCGGAGCCGTCTCAGCGGCCGGAGCCGCCGGGGCCACCGTCTCAGCGGCCGGAGCCGCGGGAGCCGCTGCCGCGTCACCCGCGGGAGGCGTCGCCGGAGCGGCACCCGCGGGAGGCGTGGAGCCCGCGCGCGGAATCGCCGGAGGCGGGTTCACCAGCTGCAGCGAGCCCAGGAAGTCCTCCGCGCCCGGCGCGCCGATGCTCGGGTTGAAGAGGACAATCATCGTGTAGAGGCGCGGGCCCACCAGGTAGTTGCGCGCGCGCAGCTCGCCGTTCTGCGAGGACACCGAGTAGGACTTGCCCGGGTAGCCATCCAGCGTGATGGCCTGCTCGTTGCTGACGGTGCCCTTGAGCTGGTTGGCCAGGCCGTCGCGGCCCTCGTTCAGGAAGGCCTCCGGGGGGCGGCTGGCGACAATCTTCTCCGGGTAGTCCGCCGTGCTGATGGAGTAGATGACGCCCTCGGCCGTCTGCAGCGAGTACGCCGCCGTGGACACCTCGCCCGCGGGGATGGTCACCTTCTGGCGCTGCACCTGGGGCTGGCCCGGCATCTTGACGATGAAGCCGTCCTCGCTCACCTGGGTGAGCTGGGGAGCCGCGGGCTGGGCCGCCTCGCCCCCCTCGCCGCCGCCTTCGTTGGGGAGCTCCTCCACCGTCGAAGAGGCGCTCTGGTTCGAGCCGGAGGAATCATCGGTCTTCTGCTGGTGAGCGCACGCGCTGGCCAACAGAGAGAGAGCCGCAATCGAGGCAAGCAGGCGGGACGACAAAGACATGGGCGCGCTTCCTGGTAGGAGTTTGGGGGATGAACGCAGTGCGTCGGACGACGCTAGACGAACTACTTCGCTTCTGACTACCCGAGATTCTCAAGCCCGCCAGTTTCCGGTGTCATGAAGACCCCGGAAGCTTTCGCGGTGTGACAACCACAATGTTCCGGAAGCCGGAGCATCCCCGGCATCCCGCTGCCTACTCGCCCAGGTACGCGCGGCGAACCTCGGCGCTCTCCAGCAGCGCCTTGCCCGGCCCCGCCATCACCACCTCGCCCGTCTCCAGCACATAGCCGTAGTGGGCGGAGTTGAGCGCCAGGTGCGCGTTCTGCTCCACGAGCAGCACGCTGACCCCGGCCTTGTTCACGTCGCGCAGCGTGCGGAAGATGGTCTCCGTCACCTGGGGCGCAAGTCCCAGCGAAGGCTCGTCCAGCAGCAGCAACTGGGGGCGGCTGAGCAGGGCCCGGGCGATGGCGAGCATCTGCTGCTCTCCGCCCGACAGCGTCCCGGCCATCTGGTTGCGCCGCTCCTTGAGCACGGGGAAGAGCGTGAAGTTCTTCTCCATGTCCGCGCGAATCTCCGCCGTGTCCCGGCGCAGGTACGCCCCCAGCTCCAGGTTCTCCATCACGGTGAGGTTGGGGAAGATGCCGCGGCCTTCCGGAGCGTGGGCCATGCCCCGAGGCACCAGCTGGTGCGCCTTGAGCGACGTGGTGTCCTGCCCGCCGAACTGGATGCGCCCCGCGCTGGCCTTGAGCATGCCGCTCACCGCGCGCAGGGTGCTCGTCTTGCCCGCGCCGTTGGCGCCGATGAGGGCCACCATCTCGCCCATGCCCACCGTCAGCGACACGCCCTTGAGGGCCTGGATGGCGCCGTAGTGGACCTTGATGCCGTCCACCGCCAGCAGCGGAGTGAATGCCTGACGCTCTCCCAGCGTCTTCACCTGCGCCTCGCTCACGCCGCGCCTCCGTGACTCTCCAGGTAGCTGTCGCCCAGGTAGGCCTCGATGACCTTCCGGTCGCTGCGCACCTGGGCGGGCGCGCCGCGAGCAATCGTCTCACCGTGGTCCAGCACGGTGATCTGCTCGCAGATGCCCATCACGAGCTTCATGTCGTGCTCAATCACCAGCACGCCCAGCTTGAAGTCATCGCGCAGCTTCCGGATGAGGACCATGAGGTCCGCCTTCTCGCGGGTGTTCATGCCCGCCGCGGGCTCGTCCAGGAGCAGCACGCGAGGCTGGGTGCCCAGCGCCCGTGCGATCTCCAGCCGGCGCTGCTCACCGTAAGGCAGGTTGCGCGCCTCCTCGTCGCGGCGGTGCGACAGGCCCATGACGGAGAGCAGGTGCTCGGCCTGCTCCGTCAGCCGGCGCTCCTCGCGCTGGAAGCCCGGGGTGAGCAGGAGCGCCCGCCACCAGTCCGCGTAGTTGTGGCTCGCGTTCTTCAGCTTCGCCACCAGCCCCGTGTCGAACTGGTGCAGCGCCGTCTGCGCGCGGCAGGCCACCTTCACGTTGTCCAGCGCGGTGAGCGCGCGGAACAGGCGGATGTTCTGGAAGGTGCGCGCCACGCCCAGCAGGTTGATTTGATGCGGCTTGCGCCCGTTCACCTTCGTGTCGCACACCCGCACGTCGCCCTGGCTGGGCTGGTACACGCCGGTCAGCACGTTGAACGCGGTGGACTTCCCCGCGCCATTGGGACCGATGAGACCTTGGAGGTCGCCCTGCTGGATGGAGAGGTGGAAGTCCGTCAGGGCCTTGAGGCCCCCGAACTGGATGCTCACCCCGTCCGCCCGAAGCAGCGGCGCGTTCGCCGTGGGAAGAACCGTCACGCTCGCGCTCACGCCCGCCCCCCACCCTTGCGAGACAGCCACTTGGGCAGCACGTCCCAGATCTCCCGCGTGCCGAACAACCCCTGGGGACGCGACAGCATCAGCACCACCAGCAGCAGGCCGTAGATGGGCATGCGAATCTGGTCCACCCGCTGCGCCAGGCTGCCTTCCGTGCCGAGCGCGCCGAACAGCGAGCGCATGCCCTCCGGCAGCAGCGTCAAGAAGATGGCCGCGATGACGGCCCCCGTCGTGGAGCCCAAGCCGCCCAGCACCACCATGACGACGATCTCCATCGACCGCACGAAGGTGAAGGAGCCCGGGTTGATGATGGGCACGAAGTGGGCGAACAGGCCGCCCGCGATGCCCGCGAAGAAGGACGAGAAGACGAACGCGCGGACCTTGTAGCCCGTGGTGTCCACGCCCATGGCCTCCGCGGCGACTTCATCCTCGCGGATGGACCACAGGCTGCGGCCGTGGCTGGACGCCGCCAGGCGCCGCGCCGCGAGCACGACGAGGAACACCCAGAAGAACACCATGGACGGGCTGGCGTACTGGGGGATGCCGGACAGGCCCAGCGCGCGGCCGAAGGCGTCCGTGTTCTGCACCACGACGCGGATGATTTCGCCGAAGCCCAGCGTGACGATGGCCAGGTAGTCCCCGCGCAGCCGCAGCGAGGGCAGGCCCACGAGGAAACCACACGCCGCCGCGGCGAGGCCGCCGAGCAGCAGCGCCACGGTGAAGAGCACCTGGTCGCTGGCCGCCACGGGGAGGAAGGACAGCGCCACCTCCTTGAGCTGGAGCGACGCGTAGCCGGCGATGTACGCCCCCACGGCCATGAAGCCCGCATGGCCGATGGAGAACTGGCCCGTCATCCCGTTCACGATGTTGAGGCTCACCGCCAGGATGATGTTCACCCCCATCACGTTCAGCAGATAGGAGGCGAACTCGGAGCCGCTGAGGGCCCACTGGAACAGCACGAGCGCGGGCACCGCCAGCAGCACCGGCAGCACGCCGCGCAGCGCGGGAGGCACCAACGGACGGGACTCGGGGAGGGGAAGCGCGGGGGTTTGCATCGTCACACCTTCTCCGCGGCGACCCGGCCGAACAGGCCTCCCGGCTTCACCAGCAGCACCAGGATGAGGAAGCCGAACGCCACCGCGTCGCGCCAGGAGCTGGCCGCGTACCCCACGACGAACTCCTCCACCAGGCCCAGCACCAGCGCGCCAATCACCGCGCCCGGCACGTGGCCGATGCCGCCAATCACCGCCGCGACGAAGGCCTTGAGGCCCACGTACAGGCCCATCAGCGGACTGACGGACGTGTCCTTGATG
Encoded here:
- a CDS encoding methyltransferase domain-containing protein, which gives rise to MWDPTQYTRFRDERKRPFFELLSRVEVDAPTQVADLGCGTGDLTRVLAERWPGAVVCGVDSSVEMVEEARRRPSPEGVRFEVGDLAGWEPPAPLEVLVSNAALHWVPDHAALMGRLVAKLAPSAVLAFQVPANFEAASHRLVDEVRRLPRFAPKLGAGRARPVETLERYESLLAGLGMTVDAWETTYLHLLPGEDAVLQWLLGTTLRPVLAALGAEEGRAFVEELGPRLRQAYPAHARGTPFLFTRRFVVARRGN
- a CDS encoding branched-chain amino acid ABC transporter permease, giving the protein MQTPALPLPESRPLVPPALRGVLPVLLAVPALVLFQWALSGSEFASYLLNVMGVNIILAVSLNIVNGMTGQFSIGHAGFMAVGAYIAGYASLQLKEVALSFLPVAASDQVLFTVALLLGGLAAAACGFLVGLPSLRLRGDYLAIVTLGFGEIIRVVVQNTDAFGRALGLSGIPQYASPSMVFFWVFLVVLAARRLAASSHGRSLWSIREDEVAAEAMGVDTTGYKVRAFVFSSFFAGIAGGLFAHFVPIINPGSFTFVRSMEIVVMVVLGGLGSTTGAVIAAIFLTLLPEGMRSLFGALGTEGSLAQRVDQIRMPIYGLLLVVLMLSRPQGLFGTREIWDVLPKWLSRKGGGRA
- a CDS encoding WD40/YVTN/BNR-like repeat-containing protein; translated protein: MTGLVGALLATVLATGGSVLVPVSGGNALTLPAQRHIVRIDRGGGRPPSLLVAIQHGGVEGKGLVLYRSEDGLRTVRRVGDVQPDFTHTDRAELLAVGRDVALVYSYEGPQWAPSRRHDVWFQWWRYQAGSDTWAPGPAVRVLDAESDATGYSRALLVQDSVGRLWVQAFRWESDGGSSAVVVASTDGGQGFGAPQVLDRLRRRGGGRLLSVGTKLVFVYAMHDGFVPTRMRLHDDADAVGAWGPVREAFPDGIYHGAALSAVADGRGGMHLVYKDERERLYHRRFDGTAFGPRTLVEGTSDWALQAAVTRMGDTLFIFYNRMRVLNRHYELRVRTLSADGQLGASVLLDGDATFKGYPNAVDVLPVGSSEVSCLYGETPDASSRGTVSRVTLALDEEPPGEPFALELVSSNASQELLAVDGAGTLYGVAAGGDRSRLMASTDGGRTFSPRGEGQGSLWTVAAMPGGTLMGVVSSMGEYFLQRSTDGGRTWKDRVSLGGYRAMGPRNFAWWRDTWFFLEYQTFTSSSVPLRLWVSTDGGARWTVRSTLTAHRHAYALVVDPASGALWALMGSNMVQAAVLRSTDEGRTWVSVLQGYRANAMAAVVRGDGSLLLGQSTLYEPEHPKLLRVTPTGQVSTVRDLPGPATSLVAVPGWGWVLGTAWSSTGDVHAPGDVSARLFTSGDAESWWDARRYERQEGESGLARADVWGVLPTGELVVRVENLSGFGSEGKGFQVLRIQR
- a CDS encoding ABC transporter ATP-binding protein; this translates as MLAVDGIKVHYGAIQALKGVSLTVGMGEMVALIGANGAGKTSTLRAVSGMLKASAGRIQFGGQDTTSLKAHQLVPRGMAHAPEGRGIFPNLTVMENLELGAYLRRDTAEIRADMEKNFTLFPVLKERRNQMAGTLSGGEQQMLAIARALLSRPQLLLLDEPSLGLAPQVTETIFRTLRDVNKAGVSVLLVEQNAHLALNSAHYGYVLETGEVVMAGPGKALLESAEVRRAYLGE
- the thpR gene encoding RNA 2',3'-cyclic phosphodiesterase, giving the protein MRLFTAVTLGADIEARVTTAMKPLRALASHARFVRVEGLHLTLVFLGEVESARLPAIREALASVGPRHAPFTLSVGGGGTFGSPTHPRVLWADVQGDTAALEALQADTAAQLRPLGFEPDFHEYAPHLTLARSKESRGEPAFLPCVEALKNQQLGQGRVDRLILFESQGPRYLTVAEVPLTRAG
- a CDS encoding YiiX family permuted papain-like enzyme gives rise to the protein MRGLLVLGLWLWGLGAVAAPRETLESKLQTGDVVLHTSRSRQSKAIQAATHSSLSHVGLVEVTPKGVFVVEAVQPVQRVPFAKWKARGVKGHIMVLRPENLDVATRQRVLDAAKKHLGKPYDWRFGWGDEAMYCSELVRKAYIEGAGVEYGKMERLGSLDVAGIQQQMRERYGTQVPLDLELVTPASLARDDRLMVIHSDFPEGC
- a CDS encoding ABC transporter ATP-binding protein: MSASVTVLPTANAPLLRADGVSIQFGGLKALTDFHLSIQQGDLQGLIGPNGAGKSTAFNVLTGVYQPSQGDVRVCDTKVNGRKPHQINLLGVARTFQNIRLFRALTALDNVKVACRAQTALHQFDTGLVAKLKNASHNYADWWRALLLTPGFQREERRLTEQAEHLLSVMGLSHRRDEEARNLPYGEQRRLEIARALGTQPRVLLLDEPAAGMNTREKADLMVLIRKLRDDFKLGVLVIEHDMKLVMGICEQITVLDHGETIARGAPAQVRSDRKVIEAYLGDSYLESHGGAA
- a CDS encoding putative metal-binding motif-containing protein; its protein translation is MLPLFVFAGCKKAETQGAVNVAVKYSGFKPGCLRVEISDVASGKSAKNSFTSEIKGEAGVGGTMQIGMVPPSDWGTSLKVRVGAFEKSCDGREVVTNSGEVTVALNTVQVVTVSLQATDSDKDGFVDVISGGTDCKDDNEKINPGVDELCNDTDDNCDGVSDEVHFKLNQACEVSADCRGISRCDQTTQALYCDTPAAKTVYPDADGDQYGLKGAPPRIVCGDIPDKFTEGPPTDCRDDVFSINPGTRDLCDGEDTNCDGALDERFPTRGQSCTNVTSHCDGTLTCSGDKESLDCVTPPPPKWYLDEDGDGYGGSTVVESCTKPAGAYVAQGGDCDDGNPYTNPGATEICDGLDNTCDGNKETAAQCPSNSDAEWVSQTVESGSNWISASSWGTKTTGGIWVTGTNNRRARLTFPATTFTVISSTDCGSTLSGSTEWLSVWSDPSDGRAWLGSKGGIYGYQTQSSTSCVIVHDQDLQVLGLTGLRTNNVLSLYGASENAAANEGTAFRWSGTGTPTFNGPNNTLSEVFDAHAHSPEHVLVVGGVNNSPRARIYRLAPATGLWNPETVQSPERLRGVWVVNDKVAFAVGDAGHVVRKTDGTQWQPVARTPDNHSLTSVIAFGANSAYTTCSNGHIYRFDGTNWTRVYSGSNRLNDITGTGPDDLWVVGNGGRILRWPAWP
- a CDS encoding metal-dependent hydrolase, whose protein sequence is MASIGHAAVGLALGRYEAGDGSTRRRLASMVFFAALALLPDADVVAFVFRIPYAAPWGHRGASHSFVFAAGVALVVALGAKWASAPPLRWGVLAFLAVASHGLLDSLTDGGLGAALLWPFSNARLFAPVQPLPVSPIGAGMLSPRGMYVVGVELLAFIPFWAYALWPRKSATRR